One genomic window of Micromonospora sp. WMMD1128 includes the following:
- a CDS encoding DUF3710 domain-containing protein gives MIFSRKRADEARDNGVLDAEETPAAPARGPYDVSEAPDAPRLDLGSLQIPAVPDVEVRVQADPQGVIQQVVLVHGQNALQLGVFAAPRSEGIWDEVREEIRTSLANDGAVAQEVEGERGAELRARVRTPEGVTDLRFVGIDGPRWMVRGVFQGQAATDPAASGPLAACLDGLVVDRGQEAKPVREPLPLRLPREVAEQQEAGAQEV, from the coding sequence GTGATCTTCTCTCGGAAGCGGGCCGACGAGGCGCGTGACAACGGGGTCCTCGACGCCGAGGAGACCCCGGCGGCGCCGGCCCGCGGCCCGTACGACGTCAGCGAGGCGCCCGACGCGCCCCGGCTCGACCTGGGCAGCCTCCAGATCCCGGCGGTGCCGGACGTGGAGGTGCGGGTGCAGGCCGACCCGCAGGGCGTGATCCAGCAGGTGGTGCTGGTGCACGGGCAGAACGCGCTCCAGCTCGGCGTGTTCGCCGCGCCCCGCTCCGAGGGCATCTGGGACGAGGTGCGCGAGGAGATCCGCACGTCGCTGGCGAACGACGGCGCGGTGGCCCAGGAGGTCGAGGGGGAGCGCGGCGCCGAGCTGCGCGCCCGGGTGCGTACCCCGGAGGGGGTGACCGACCTGCGTTTCGTCGGCATCGACGGGCCGCGCTGGATGGTGCGCGGCGTCTTCCAGGGCCAGGCGGCCACCGACCCGGCCGCCTCCGGGCCGCTCGCGGCCTGCCTGGACGGCCTGGTGGTGGACCGGGGCCAGGAGGCCAAGCCGGTCCGCGAACCGCTGCCGCTGCGGCTGCCCCGCGAGGTCGCCGAGCAGCAGGAGGCCGGCGCGCAGGAGGTCTGA
- a CDS encoding TrkA family potassium uptake protein has product MHVVIMGCGRVGSTLAQSLESRGHSVAVIDQDADAFRRLGPDFAGITVTGAGFDGEVLREAGIERADAFAAVSSGDNSNIISARLARETFGVSRVAARIYDQRRAQVYERLGIPTVATVRWTADRMLRHLVPEGNVEIFRDLTSTVSIIEVPVHKDWIGQPLRLLEESAGARVAYLTRFGIGTLPTASTVVQEGDQVFMLVTDDIVASVTSVAAAPPEGGL; this is encoded by the coding sequence GTGCATGTCGTGATCATGGGCTGTGGCCGGGTCGGGTCGACCCTCGCGCAGAGCCTGGAGTCCCGGGGGCACTCGGTGGCGGTGATCGACCAGGACGCGGACGCGTTCCGCCGCCTCGGGCCCGACTTCGCCGGCATCACGGTCACCGGCGCCGGCTTCGACGGCGAGGTGCTGCGCGAGGCCGGCATCGAGCGGGCCGACGCGTTCGCCGCGGTCTCCAGCGGCGACAACTCCAACATCATCTCGGCCCGGCTGGCCCGGGAGACGTTCGGCGTGTCCCGGGTCGCGGCCCGCATCTACGACCAGCGGCGCGCCCAGGTCTACGAGCGCCTCGGCATCCCGACCGTGGCGACCGTCAGGTGGACCGCCGACCGGATGCTGCGCCACCTGGTCCCCGAGGGCAACGTGGAGATCTTCCGGGACCTCACCAGCACGGTGTCGATCATCGAGGTGCCGGTGCACAAGGACTGGATCGGCCAGCCGTTGCGGCTGCTGGAGGAGTCCGCCGGCGCCCGGGTGGCCTACCTGACCCGGTTCGGGATCGGCACCCTGCCCACCGCCTCCACCGTGGTGCAGGAGGGCGACCAGGTCTTCATGCTGGTGACCGACGACATCGTCGCCTCGGTCACGTCGGTGGCGGCGGCGCCGCCGGAAGGGGGGCTCTGA
- a CDS encoding OB-fold nucleic acid binding domain-containing protein, protein MTTDQGRVSLRRLLRRLTASEAEIEAQELRRESAESGGTPTHQCSRGQVVSVSGRLRTVVYTPRTNLPTLEADLYDGNDVVTLVWLGRRHIAGVEPGRHLTAHGRVAVRDDRKVIYNPHYELEPPK, encoded by the coding sequence ATGACGACCGACCAGGGTCGGGTGTCGCTGCGGCGGCTCCTGCGACGGCTCACCGCGAGCGAGGCCGAGATCGAGGCGCAGGAGCTGCGCCGGGAGAGCGCCGAGTCCGGCGGCACCCCGACCCACCAGTGCAGCCGGGGTCAGGTGGTCTCGGTGTCCGGGCGGCTGCGCACGGTGGTTTACACGCCGCGCACCAACCTGCCCACGCTTGAGGCCGACCTCTACGACGGCAACGACGTGGTCACGCTGGTGTGGCTGGGCCGGCGGCACATCGCCGGGGTCGAGCCGGGCCGGCACCTCACCGCGCACGGCCGGGTGGCGGTCCGGGACGACCGCAAGGTGATCTACAACCCGCACTACGAGCTGGAGCCGCCGAAGTGA
- a CDS encoding IS30 family transposase, producing the protein MAARLSLGEREEIAVGLARGESMAGIGRRLGRQPSTVSREVRRNSLHAHAVVYGRPEMAYRAVRAERVSAARRPRRRAGCLARPGPLREVVLARLAERHSPRQIAVRLRADFPNRPEMHVSHETIYQAIYLQARGNLRAELTRQVALRSGRATRQRRPAAGAAIRSQRPWLGLNISARPAEAIDRAVPGHWEGDLVIGRNGTSAVATLVERATRFLILVALPDSRVSAHVVSQLTTAMSRLPTILRRSLTWDQGAEMAQHATFTLATNCPVFFCDPHSPWQRGTNENTNGLLRQYYPKGHFDFRTINQHDLDTTAIQMNNRPRQTLNWRTPAEKLQKFLTSTDATTP; encoded by the coding sequence ATGGCTGCGCGGTTGTCGTTGGGTGAGCGTGAGGAGATCGCGGTCGGGTTGGCTCGGGGTGAGTCGATGGCCGGGATCGGTCGACGGTTGGGTCGTCAGCCGTCGACGGTGTCGCGGGAGGTACGGCGTAACTCGTTGCACGCCCACGCGGTCGTCTACGGTCGGCCGGAGATGGCGTATCGGGCGGTGCGCGCGGAGCGGGTGTCGGCGGCTCGGCGGCCACGACGTCGTGCGGGGTGTCTGGCGCGGCCTGGGCCGTTACGGGAGGTCGTGCTGGCCCGGTTGGCCGAGCGGCACTCGCCGCGGCAGATCGCGGTGCGGCTGCGCGCCGACTTCCCGAACCGACCGGAGATGCACGTGTCCCACGAGACCATCTACCAGGCCATCTACCTGCAAGCCCGGGGAAACCTGCGGGCCGAGTTGACGCGGCAGGTCGCGCTACGGTCCGGACGCGCCACCCGGCAGCGCCGGCCCGCCGCCGGCGCCGCGATCCGATCGCAGCGGCCCTGGCTGGGGTTGAACATCAGCGCGCGTCCCGCCGAGGCCATCGACCGGGCGGTACCCGGGCACTGGGAAGGCGACCTGGTCATCGGCCGTAACGGCACCTCCGCGGTGGCGACCCTGGTCGAACGCGCCACCCGGTTCCTGATCCTGGTCGCCCTGCCCGACAGCCGCGTCAGCGCCCACGTCGTCAGCCAACTCACCACCGCCATGAGCCGACTACCGACCATCCTGCGCCGCTCACTGACCTGGGACCAAGGCGCCGAAATGGCCCAACACGCCACGTTCACCCTGGCCACCAACTGCCCCGTGTTCTTCTGCGACCCGCACAGCCCCTGGCAACGCGGCACCAACGAAAACACCAACGGCCTGCTACGCCAGTACTACCCCAAAGGCCACTTCGACTTCCGCACCATCAACCAACACGACCTCGACACCACCGCCATCCAGATGAACAACCGCCCCCGCCAAACCCTCAACTGGCGCACCCCCGCAGAGAAACTCCAAAAATTCCTCACCAGCACCGATGCAACCACCCCTTGA
- a CDS encoding APC family permease, protein MASPTSLLKRLLLGRPFRSDRLQHTLLPKRIALPVFASDALSSVAYAPDEILLTLSIAGASAFFFSPWIALAVVVVMLTVVASYRQNVHAYPSGGGDYEVATVNLGPRAGLAVASALLVDYVLTVAVSVSSGVANLGSVVPFVATHKVLIAVSAVVLLTAMNLRGLRESGTAFAIPTYGFVIVIGGMLLTGFVRIFVLGDDLRAPSAGLEIHAEHSVTGFALIFLLLRTFSSGCAALTGVEAISNGVPAFKTPKSKNAATTLLLLGTIAVSMLVGIILLARWTGLQFVESPSQIVSGPDGYVQKTVTAQLGETVFGGGSVLLYVVAGMTALILFLAANTAFNGFPVLGSILAQDRYLPRQLHTRGDRLAFSNGIVFLAVSAVVLIVGFQAEVTRLIQLYIVGVFVSFTLSQAGMIRHWNRHLRTERDPEARRRMVRSRAINAFGMAMTGVVLIIVLVTKFLLGAWIAIVAMAVMYVVMLGIRRHYDRIAAELEPTEQRAVLPARNHAIVLVSKLHKPTLRAVAYARATRPDTLTAVTVNVDEQDTRDLQADWERRELPVPLTVIDSPYREITRPILNFVASVRRDSPRDVVTVFIPEYVVGRWWENLLHNQSALRLKGRLLFEPGVMVTSVPWQLASTASKNLDRLDATLSRGPARGPRVAPQSTLPPPVDATPPGEPGDRP, encoded by the coding sequence GTGGCCAGCCCCACCTCGCTGCTGAAGCGACTCCTCCTCGGTCGACCGTTCCGGTCCGACCGCCTCCAGCACACGTTGCTGCCGAAACGCATCGCGCTGCCGGTCTTCGCCTCCGACGCGCTGTCGTCCGTGGCCTACGCGCCGGACGAGATCCTGCTGACGCTCTCCATCGCCGGCGCCTCGGCGTTCTTCTTCTCGCCGTGGATCGCCCTCGCCGTCGTCGTGGTGATGCTGACCGTGGTGGCGAGCTACCGGCAGAACGTGCACGCCTACCCCTCCGGCGGCGGCGACTACGAGGTCGCCACCGTCAACCTGGGGCCGCGGGCCGGCCTCGCGGTCGCCAGCGCGCTACTCGTCGACTACGTGCTCACCGTGGCGGTGTCGGTCTCCTCCGGGGTGGCGAACCTCGGCTCGGTGGTGCCGTTCGTGGCCACCCACAAGGTGCTCATCGCGGTGAGCGCGGTGGTGCTGCTCACCGCGATGAACCTGCGCGGCCTGCGCGAGTCGGGCACCGCGTTCGCCATCCCCACCTACGGGTTCGTCATCGTCATCGGCGGCATGCTGCTGACCGGGTTCGTGCGGATCTTCGTGCTCGGCGACGACCTGCGCGCCCCCAGCGCCGGCCTGGAGATCCACGCCGAGCACAGCGTGACCGGGTTCGCGCTGATCTTCCTGCTGCTGCGCACGTTCTCCTCCGGCTGCGCCGCGCTCACCGGCGTGGAGGCGATCTCCAACGGGGTGCCGGCGTTCAAGACCCCGAAGTCGAAGAACGCGGCGACCACGCTGTTGCTGCTCGGCACCATCGCGGTCAGCATGCTGGTCGGCATCATCCTGCTGGCCCGCTGGACCGGCCTGCAGTTCGTCGAGAGCCCGAGCCAGATCGTCTCCGGCCCGGACGGGTACGTGCAGAAGACGGTCACCGCGCAGCTCGGCGAGACCGTGTTCGGCGGCGGCTCGGTGCTGCTCTACGTGGTGGCCGGGATGACCGCGCTGATCCTGTTCCTGGCCGCGAACACCGCGTTCAACGGCTTCCCGGTGCTCGGCTCGATCCTGGCGCAGGACCGCTACCTGCCCCGGCAACTGCACACCCGGGGCGACCGGCTGGCGTTCTCCAACGGCATCGTCTTCCTCGCGGTCTCCGCGGTGGTGCTGATCGTCGGCTTCCAGGCCGAGGTGACCCGGCTCATCCAGCTCTACATCGTCGGCGTGTTCGTCTCGTTCACGCTCTCCCAGGCCGGCATGATCCGGCACTGGAACCGGCACCTGCGCACCGAGCGCGACCCGGAGGCCCGGCGGCGGATGGTCCGCTCCCGGGCGATCAACGCGTTCGGCATGGCCATGACCGGCGTGGTGCTGATCATCGTGTTGGTCACCAAGTTCCTGCTCGGCGCCTGGATCGCGATCGTCGCCATGGCGGTGATGTACGTGGTCATGCTCGGCATCCGCCGCCACTACGACCGGATCGCCGCCGAGCTGGAGCCGACCGAGCAGCGGGCCGTGCTGCCCGCCCGTAACCACGCCATCGTGCTGGTCAGCAAGCTGCACAAGCCCACGCTGCGGGCCGTCGCGTACGCCCGGGCCACCCGGCCGGACACGCTCACCGCGGTCACCGTCAACGTGGACGAGCAGGACACCCGGGACCTCCAGGCCGACTGGGAGCGGCGGGAGCTGCCGGTGCCGCTGACCGTGATCGACTCCCCGTACCGGGAGATCACCCGGCCGATCCTCAACTTCGTCGCCTCGGTCCGCCGTGACTCACCGCGCGACGTGGTCACCGTCTTCATCCCCGAGTACGTGGTGGGCCGCTGGTGGGAGAACCTGCTGCACAACCAGAGCGCGCTGCGGCTCAAGGGCCGGCTGCTGTTCGAGCCGGGGGTGATGGTGACGAGCGTGCCGTGGCAGCTCGCGTCCACCGCCAGCAAGAACCTGGACCGCCTCGACGCCACGCTGAGCCGCGGTCCGGCCCGTGGCCCCCGGGTGGCGCCGCAGAGCACCCTGCCGCCGCCGGTCGACGCCACGCCTCCCGGCGAGCCGGGAGACCGGCCGTGA
- a CDS encoding DUF3159 domain-containing protein gives MTTGQQHTPSGLDPQDEERLPSIAEQMADQLGGWRGLVESSIPVVVFVIANMVGELRPALIAAIAVTLLIAAVRLIQRRPVRHAVNGLIGIAIGAAIALKTGNARDFYLPGIVQGIGLGLALLLSAAFRQPLVGWLWSVLVAKGRSEWRDDPKLVRTFTQLTVLWGVVWLAKVGVQAGLYLAHQDTALGVARLALGYPPYALLLLITVWVVRRVTREGTTTVTPLPGA, from the coding sequence GTGACCACCGGACAGCAGCACACTCCGTCGGGACTCGACCCGCAGGACGAGGAGCGGCTGCCCAGCATCGCCGAGCAGATGGCCGACCAGCTCGGCGGCTGGCGCGGGCTGGTCGAGTCGAGCATCCCGGTGGTGGTCTTCGTGATCGCCAACATGGTGGGCGAGCTGCGCCCCGCACTGATCGCCGCCATCGCGGTGACGCTGCTGATCGCCGCGGTGCGGTTGATCCAGCGCCGGCCGGTGCGGCACGCGGTCAACGGGTTGATCGGCATCGCCATCGGCGCGGCCATCGCCCTGAAGACCGGTAACGCCCGCGACTTCTACCTGCCGGGCATCGTGCAGGGCATCGGCTTGGGGCTGGCGCTGCTGCTGTCGGCGGCGTTCCGGCAGCCGCTGGTCGGCTGGCTCTGGTCGGTGCTGGTGGCCAAGGGGCGCTCCGAGTGGCGCGACGACCCGAAGCTGGTGCGCACGTTCACCCAGCTCACCGTGCTCTGGGGCGTGGTGTGGCTGGCCAAGGTCGGCGTGCAGGCCGGGCTCTACCTGGCCCACCAGGACACCGCGCTCGGCGTGGCCCGGCTCGCGCTGGGCTACCCGCCGTACGCGCTGCTGCTGCTGATCACGGTCTGGGTGGTGCGCCGGGTCACCCGGGAGGGCACCACCACCGTCACGCCGCTGCCGGGGGCCTGA
- a CDS encoding TrkA family potassium uptake protein has translation MRIAIAGAGNVGRSIAQELIDNGHQVMLIERQPKMLRPDRVPTADWVLADACELASLEEADVAGCDVVVAATGDDKVNLVVSLLAKTEFAVPRVVARVNRAENEWLFTEQWGVDVAVSKPRVMAALVEEAVTVGDLVRLMTFRQGEANLVEITLPPTAPYVGQPIHAVPIPRDAALVAILRGKRVLVPTPDDPIEAGDELVFVCTAEVEDEVRAVILGPESTERQRGRA, from the coding sequence ATGCGGATCGCCATCGCCGGCGCCGGCAACGTGGGCCGCTCGATCGCCCAGGAGCTGATCGACAACGGCCACCAGGTGATGCTGATCGAGCGGCAGCCCAAGATGCTGCGGCCCGACCGGGTGCCGACCGCCGACTGGGTGCTCGCCGACGCGTGCGAGCTGGCCAGCCTGGAGGAGGCCGACGTCGCCGGCTGCGACGTGGTGGTGGCGGCCACCGGCGACGACAAGGTCAACCTGGTCGTCTCGCTGCTGGCCAAGACCGAGTTCGCGGTGCCCCGGGTGGTGGCCCGGGTCAACCGGGCGGAGAACGAGTGGCTCTTCACCGAGCAGTGGGGCGTGGACGTCGCGGTCAGCAAGCCACGGGTGATGGCGGCGCTCGTCGAGGAGGCGGTCACCGTCGGCGACCTGGTCCGGCTGATGACGTTCCGGCAGGGCGAGGCCAACCTGGTGGAGATCACCCTGCCACCGACCGCGCCGTACGTCGGGCAGCCGATCCACGCGGTGCCGATCCCCCGGGACGCGGCGCTGGTGGCGATCCTGCGCGGCAAGCGGGTGCTGGTGCCCACCCCGGACGACCCGATCGAGGCCGGCGACGAGTTGGTGTTCGTCTGCACCGCCGAGGTGGAGGACGAGGTGCGCGCGGTGATCCTCGGCCCGGAGAGCACCGAACGGCAGCGCGGACGCGCCTGA
- the dxs gene encoding 1-deoxy-D-xylulose-5-phosphate synthase → MSVEEGTANHGRLLGTVRGPQDVKRMTAEQLDILAAEIRDFLIAKVSRTGGHIGPNLGVVELTLAMHRVFDSPRDRLLFDTGHQAYVHKILTGRQEGFDKLRQRGGLSGYPNQAESEHDLIENSHASTALSYADGLAKAYALRGEKRSVVAVVGDGALTGGMCWEALNNIATAGNPLVIVVNDNGRSYSPTIGGLADHLSSLRLNPGYEKVLDTVKDALGNTPFVGKPMFEVLHAVKKGIKDAVAPQAMFEDLGIKYVGPVDGHDVPAVEAALRAAKNFGGPVIVHAVTRKGYGYRPAEDDEADCLHGPGGAFDVETGQLVAAPSVKWTHVFADELVRIADERPDVVGITAAMAGPTGIATLARKHPERVYDVGIAEQHAATSAAGLAMGGLHPVVAVYATFLNRAFDQVLLDVAMHKLPVTFVLDRAGITGPDGPSHYGIWDMSVFGVVPGLRIAAPRDSATVREELREAIAVDDGPTILRFPSGTVAADLPAVRRVGPVDVLAESARTDVLLVAVGSFAGLGMEVAARVAEQGYGVTVVDPRWVRPIPAELVELAAGHRLVVTVEDGVRVGGVGSALAQAMRDADVRVPVRDLGVPADWHPHGTRAQILADLGLTAQDVARDVTGWISGLDAAPVDPATDGARAQN, encoded by the coding sequence ATGAGTGTTGAAGAGGGCACGGCCAACCACGGTCGGCTGCTGGGCACCGTCCGTGGGCCGCAGGACGTGAAGCGGATGACCGCCGAGCAGCTGGACATCCTCGCCGCCGAGATCCGTGACTTCCTGATCGCGAAGGTCTCCCGCACCGGCGGGCACATCGGCCCCAACCTGGGCGTCGTCGAGCTCACGCTGGCCATGCACCGGGTGTTCGACTCCCCGCGCGACCGGCTCCTCTTCGACACCGGTCACCAGGCGTACGTACACAAGATCCTCACCGGCCGGCAGGAGGGCTTCGACAAGCTCCGCCAGCGCGGTGGTCTCTCCGGCTACCCCAACCAGGCGGAGAGCGAGCACGACCTGATTGAGAACTCGCACGCCTCCACCGCGCTGTCCTACGCCGACGGCCTGGCCAAGGCGTATGCGCTGCGCGGCGAGAAGCGGTCCGTGGTGGCCGTGGTCGGCGACGGCGCGCTCACCGGCGGCATGTGCTGGGAGGCGCTGAACAACATCGCCACCGCCGGCAACCCGCTGGTCATCGTGGTCAACGACAACGGCCGGTCCTACTCGCCCACCATCGGCGGTCTCGCCGACCACCTGTCGTCGCTGCGGCTCAACCCCGGCTACGAGAAGGTGCTCGACACCGTCAAGGACGCGCTCGGCAACACCCCGTTCGTCGGCAAGCCGATGTTCGAGGTGCTGCACGCGGTCAAGAAGGGCATCAAGGACGCGGTCGCCCCGCAGGCCATGTTCGAGGACCTGGGCATCAAATATGTGGGCCCGGTCGACGGCCACGACGTGCCCGCGGTCGAGGCGGCGCTGCGCGCGGCGAAGAACTTCGGCGGCCCGGTGATCGTGCACGCGGTCACCCGCAAGGGCTACGGCTACCGTCCCGCCGAGGACGACGAGGCGGACTGCCTGCACGGCCCCGGTGGCGCCTTCGACGTGGAGACCGGCCAACTGGTCGCCGCGCCGTCAGTGAAGTGGACCCACGTCTTCGCCGACGAGCTGGTCCGGATCGCCGACGAGCGTCCCGACGTGGTCGGCATCACCGCCGCGATGGCCGGGCCCACCGGCATCGCCACGCTGGCCCGCAAGCATCCAGAGCGGGTCTACGACGTGGGCATCGCCGAGCAGCACGCGGCCACCTCCGCCGCCGGCCTGGCCATGGGCGGCCTGCACCCGGTGGTCGCCGTCTACGCCACGTTCCTCAACCGCGCCTTCGACCAGGTCCTGCTGGACGTGGCGATGCACAAGCTGCCGGTCACGTTCGTGCTGGACCGCGCCGGCATCACCGGCCCCGACGGGCCCAGCCACTACGGCATCTGGGACATGTCGGTCTTCGGCGTGGTGCCGGGCCTGCGGATCGCCGCGCCCCGCGACTCGGCCACGGTGCGCGAGGAGTTGCGCGAGGCGATCGCCGTCGACGACGGCCCGACCATCCTGCGTTTCCCGAGCGGCACCGTCGCCGCCGACCTGCCGGCCGTGCGCCGGGTCGGCCCGGTCGACGTGCTCGCCGAGTCCGCGCGTACCGACGTGCTGCTGGTCGCGGTCGGCTCCTTCGCCGGCCTCGGCATGGAGGTCGCCGCCCGGGTCGCCGAGCAGGGCTACGGCGTCACCGTGGTCGACCCGCGCTGGGTCCGGCCGATCCCGGCCGAGCTGGTCGAACTGGCCGCCGGGCACCGGCTCGTGGTCACCGTCGAGGACGGCGTCCGGGTCGGCGGCGTCGGCTCCGCGCTGGCCCAGGCGATGCGCGACGCCGACGTCCGGGTGCCGGTCCGGGACCTCGGCGTACCGGCCGACTGGCACCCGCACGGCACCCGCGCGCAGATCCTCGCCGACCTGGGACTGACCGCACAGGACGTGGCCCGCGACGTCACCGGCTGGATCTCCGGCCTGGACGCCGCCCCGGTCGATCCGGCCACCGACGGGGCCCGCGCGCAGAACTGA
- a CDS encoding anhydro-N-acetylmuramic acid kinase — translation MSGTSCDGVDVVAGEFRLDGETLRLRALGHRELAYPDDLRGEIEALLPPAATTIEAVCRLDNRLGEVFAEAAALGVELAGGAADAVVSPGQTVFHWVEGGRARGTLQLGAPARVAARVGVPVLHDLRSADVAAGGQGAPLVPAFDALLLDAGTSPRAALNLGGIANLTVVAPGAPVLGYDVGPANALLDAAARRFLGRPCDVDGARAAAGRVHGALLARLLAEPYYAAPPPKSTGKELFHGGYLDAALAGVGEPVTADDVLATLTELTARTVADACDRHRVTEVVAAGGGVRNPTLRTRLAALGAGRWRLRVTDELGVPAQAKEAYAFALLGWLSWHGLPGAVPSVTGASRPAVLGSWTPSGPPFKASTPTPPRRLVVAS, via the coding sequence ATGTCGGGGACGTCGTGTGACGGCGTCGACGTCGTCGCGGGGGAGTTCCGCCTCGACGGGGAGACGTTGCGGTTGCGGGCGCTCGGGCACCGCGAGCTCGCCTACCCGGACGACCTGCGGGGCGAGATCGAGGCGCTGCTGCCGCCGGCGGCCACCACGATCGAGGCGGTCTGCCGGCTGGACAACCGGCTCGGCGAGGTGTTCGCCGAGGCGGCGGCGCTCGGCGTCGAGCTGGCCGGCGGCGCGGCCGACGCGGTCGTCTCGCCCGGGCAGACCGTCTTCCACTGGGTCGAGGGCGGCCGGGCGCGGGGCACCCTCCAGCTCGGCGCGCCGGCCCGGGTGGCCGCGCGGGTGGGCGTACCGGTGCTGCACGACCTGCGCTCCGCGGACGTGGCGGCCGGCGGGCAGGGCGCGCCGCTGGTCCCGGCGTTCGACGCGCTGCTGCTGGACGCCGGCACCTCCCCGCGCGCCGCGCTGAACCTGGGCGGCATCGCGAACCTCACCGTGGTCGCGCCCGGGGCGCCGGTCCTCGGGTACGACGTGGGCCCGGCCAACGCGCTGCTGGACGCCGCCGCCCGGCGTTTCCTGGGCCGGCCGTGCGACGTCGACGGGGCGCGGGCCGCGGCCGGCCGGGTGCACGGGGCGCTGCTGGCCCGGCTGCTCGCCGAGCCCTACTACGCCGCGCCGCCGCCCAAGTCGACGGGCAAGGAGCTGTTCCACGGCGGCTACCTGGACGCCGCGCTGGCCGGCGTCGGCGAGCCGGTGACCGCCGACGACGTGCTGGCCACGCTCACCGAGCTGACCGCCCGCACGGTCGCCGACGCCTGCGACCGGCACCGGGTCACCGAGGTGGTGGCCGCCGGTGGGGGAGTGCGGAATCCCACACTTCGGACACGGCTGGCCGCGCTCGGGGCGGGGCGCTGGCGGCTGCGCGTCACCGACGAGCTGGGCGTGCCGGCCCAGGCCAAGGAGGCGTACGCGTTCGCGCTGCTGGGCTGGCTGAGCTGGCACGGGCTGCCCGGGGCGGTGCCCTCGGTGACCGGCGCGTCCCGGCCCGCCGTGCTCGGCTCCTGGACCCCGTCCGGGCCGCCGTTCAAGGCGTCGACACCGACGCCGCCGCGCCGGCTGGTGGTGGCGTCCTGA
- a CDS encoding TRAM domain-containing protein, protein MTADPRPGLEEAERVELTVDAVAPGGHCVARVGGQVVFVRHALPGERVVAEVTELHRGFARADAVEIVTAAPDRVTPPCPYARPGACGGCDLQHVAPAAQLDWKVAVVREQLIRLGGLTDAAVDALGVRVEALPGGPLGWRSRVRYAVDATGRAGLLKHRSHEVVPIDRCLIAHPAIQELPVLPPTGARWPDADAVEAVASSGGDVAVVAYADGVATAVRGPERVREAAAGRSFTLPASGFWQVHPAAADALVGAVLDLLDPRPGETAWDLYGGAGLFAAALAGRVDGARLTVVESAPDGVAAARTNLADLAGVEVVAARVETALARRRITGPVDLVVLDPPRSGAGAAVVRGVVAAGPRAVAYVACDPAAFARDVRTFAEAGWRLTELRGFDLFPMTQHVELVGLFLPPAC, encoded by the coding sequence GTGACCGCGGATCCACGTCCCGGGCTGGAGGAGGCCGAGCGGGTCGAGCTGACCGTCGACGCGGTCGCCCCCGGCGGGCACTGCGTGGCCCGGGTCGGCGGCCAGGTGGTCTTCGTCCGGCACGCGCTACCAGGCGAGCGGGTGGTGGCCGAGGTGACCGAGCTGCACCGGGGCTTCGCCCGGGCCGACGCGGTGGAGATCGTCACCGCCGCGCCGGACCGGGTCACCCCGCCCTGCCCGTACGCCCGGCCGGGCGCCTGTGGCGGCTGCGACCTCCAGCACGTCGCCCCGGCCGCCCAGCTCGACTGGAAGGTCGCGGTGGTGCGCGAGCAGCTCATCCGGCTCGGCGGCCTCACCGACGCGGCGGTGGACGCGCTCGGCGTCCGGGTCGAGGCGTTGCCCGGCGGGCCGCTGGGCTGGCGCTCCCGGGTCCGTTACGCGGTCGACGCCACCGGCCGGGCCGGGCTGCTCAAGCACCGCTCGCACGAGGTGGTGCCGATCGACCGCTGCCTGATCGCCCACCCGGCGATCCAGGAGCTGCCGGTGCTGCCGCCCACCGGGGCGCGCTGGCCGGACGCCGACGCGGTGGAGGCGGTCGCCAGCAGCGGCGGGGACGTCGCCGTCGTCGCGTACGCCGACGGGGTCGCCACCGCCGTGCGCGGGCCGGAGCGGGTCCGGGAGGCGGCGGCCGGGCGGTCGTTCACGCTGCCCGCGTCCGGTTTCTGGCAGGTGCACCCGGCCGCCGCGGACGCCCTGGTCGGCGCCGTGCTCGACCTGCTCGACCCGCGGCCCGGCGAGACCGCCTGGGATCTGTACGGCGGGGCCGGGCTGTTCGCCGCCGCGCTCGCCGGCCGGGTCGACGGGGCCCGGCTGACGGTGGTCGAGTCGGCCCCGGACGGGGTGGCCGCGGCCCGGACGAACCTGGCCGACCTGGCCGGCGTCGAGGTGGTCGCGGCGCGGGTGGAGACCGCGCTGGCCCGCCGCCGGATCACCGGCCCGGTCGACCTGGTGGTGCTCGACCCGCCGCGCTCCGGCGCGGGCGCGGCGGTGGTACGCGGTGTGGTGGCCGCCGGGCCACGGGCCGTCGCGTACGTGGCCTGCGACCCGGCCGCGTTCGCCCGGGACGTGCGCACGTTCGCCGAGGCGGGCTGGCGGCTGACCGAGTTGCGCGGATTCGACCTGTTCCCGATGACCCAGCACGTCGAGCTGGTCGGCCTGTTCCTGCCCCCGGCGTGTTAA